GTCTATGAAATAAATACAGCAGATTAGAAGGAGAGATAAGCTGCTTGACGTTTATTCATTAAGTTTAAGGATGCACTCACTGGGCctggccttttttctttttttaattcctcctttGCCTTCCTTTCCACCAAGCTGAGAGTTTTGCTTGCATGCTTCTGAGAGTCCTCAGCTGATTTTACTAACCTATCTGCTCTGTGCTATGATGAGCCAAAGACTTCCCCGGAAGTGAAGGCGGGTTCATCTCAGAAAGTCCTCAAGGATCCTACTGAGGCAAATGACCCTGCTCTGGTCAGCTCAGGCCGCTGTGGAGCAGAGAAAATGGTGTCCTTCTTGGAGTACCGCCTTCATATCCTTGAACTGAGCCAGCTGGCAGGCCTCCTCCAGTCCCAGCCAGCGGTATGCCTGATGCTCGTGGGAGAGGCGGACCTCCACGTTGTAGTCCTTTACCTCTGCCAGCCAGTAGATGACCGTTTTAGGCTTCTCCCTGGCCACATAACTGAGCTCCCTTCTGAACCCCTCGATGATGGTCAGCTGGCCCGCTTCTATGCCTGCTTCCTCCTGAGTCTCCCGCAAGGCTGTTTCCAAGTCGCTTTCTCCTGGTTCTGCATGGCCTGGttaggagaaaagaggaagaggaggaggataaAATCTTCAACAAAGCTGGACTTTCCAGGTCAGATAATTTAAAGCTGGGGTCTTTGGTGACTTTTCTAGCTGTTTGCTAGGTTTTGGCAATATCCTAACATGCCTAGGAATGGGGTGCAGGGCAGGGCGTGTCTGGCTTTGTGGTGTCTGGGCagtcccccttccccaccacatCTTCTCTACAGAGAGTGAAACAGACCATGTATTTGGCAAGTCTGGTCTAGAATACAGCTCTTTGATGGTAAGAGAGACAGCCTCCCTCTAACctctgctttcttattctttGGAGCTCTCCTCATCCCATGTTCTCAGGGAGACCATTCCCTTGGAGACATTAATGTGGTTTTCCTGAGGAGGAGCAGTTCTTTCTTGCCAGGTGGGAGCAGGCTGACGAGGGAGCACTTCGCCTACAATCCACAGTGAGGACTTAACACTGTCTGCATTTGGTCCCTGAAGTCCCAGGGCCAACAGTTAGGTTCCAAACCCTGCACCACGGCACCAGCAGCTGTTTCCAAGTAGCTATCAAGgcttttccaaattgttttcgTCTTTCTAACTGAGCAAGGCCAGATTCCAGTTTCATAGGGAAAGTCCTGATGGGAACTTAGACTAAGGACAAGCTGAGAGCCAGTTCTAAGAAAATTTGTTGGCAAGACCCAAACCCAAGCAGACGACTGCCAAGAAGCTGTTCTAAGAGAACTTGAAGCTCTGCAGACTGGGAGCAGCCCTCAGCTTTGTCTCTAGGCCCGCCCTGCAAATTCTCAGCTTACCCAGGGGGCCAAGAAGGCCTGGGAGGGGTCTGGCAGCCTCTGTCAACACATGGCTCCAGCAAGTTGCTGGGGGCCTCCTGGTTCAGGAGCTCATGGGGAGCAGAAATTCTTAGCTATTCCCTGGTTGGTTCAAAGACAGGGCTATATCCtagccttctccttcccagggGTCCTCATAGCAGTACCCTGAGTCAGCTGCTGCTGCACAGCTCCCACAGAAAGCAGCCAGGAGTTTGGACTTAAAAACCCATTCTAGCTCACGGCTGCTGGGGAATTTTCTCTGTACAGCACCACATATAGCCGTGTCCACAAAGACAGGTAGGTAATGCATCAGGGGAGGAAGATGGGAGGGATGCTGGTGGTGAGAGAGGTGATCCAGTCCCACCTTCCCTCCTACTGTGTGGGAGTCTCTGAGCACAGCC
The nucleotide sequence above comes from Camelus dromedarius isolate mCamDro1 chromosome 10, mCamDro1.pat, whole genome shotgun sequence. Encoded proteins:
- the NUDT2 gene encoding bis(5'-nucleosyl)-tetraphosphatase [asymmetrical], with the translated sequence MALRACGLIIFRRRLMPKVDNTAVEFLLLQASYGIHHWTPPKGHAEPGESDLETALRETQEEAGIEAGQLTIIEGFRRELSYVAREKPKTVIYWLAEVKDYNVEVRLSHEHQAYRWLGLEEACQLAQFKDMKAVLQEGHHFLCSTAA